One Setaria viridis chromosome 3, Setaria_viridis_v4.0, whole genome shotgun sequence DNA window includes the following coding sequences:
- the LOC117848962 gene encoding DCD domain-containing protein NRP-B, with amino-acid sequence MEGYDREFWQFSDQLRLQNNFSNLSIADSIWSSSTAPNNPLPDQGAAAAAGSWKAATNNGPGLIGAGSKLAFGNATTTNADRYNYFPANAAPDAKSNANNNSGGLAFSKNLNSPAAALGNDYYFSKNAGAMNANTNAGGDVIKSYFNKSVGRPANNNNNNSFNVGKKSAAAHDKKKSAGNGNGAGVDKRFKSLPASEALPRGEAIGGYIFVCNNDTMEENLKRQLFGLPSRYRDSVRAIRPGLPLFLYNYSTHQLHGIFEAASFGGSNIDPTAWEDKKCPGESRFPAQVRVATRKICDPLEEDAFRPILHHYDGPKFRLELSVPEALSLLDIFAEKVFA; translated from the exons ATGGAGGGCTACGACCGCGAGTTCTGGCAGTTCAGCGACCAGCTGCGGCTGCAGAACAACTTCTCCAACCTCTCCATCGCCGACTCCATCTGGTCCTCCTCTACCGCCCCCAACAACCCCCTGCCCGACCAgggcgccgcagccgccgccggctcgtGGAAGGCCGCCACCAACAACGGCCCCGGCCtcatcggcgccggcagcaAGCTCGCCTTCGGcaacgccaccaccaccaacgcCGACCGCTACAACTACTTCCCCGCCAACGCCGCTCCCGACGCCAAGAGCAACGCCAACAACAACTCCGGCGGCCTCGCCTTCAGCAAGAACCTTAAcagcccggccgccgccctcggcAACGACTACTACTTCAGCAAGAACGCCGGCGCCATGAACGCCAACAccaacgccggcggcgacgtcaTCAAGAGCTACTTCAACAAGTCCGTCGGCAGGCCggccaacaacaacaataacaactcCTTCAACGTCGGCAAGaagagcgccgccgcccacgacAAGAAGAAGAGCGCCGGCAACGGCAACGGCGCCGGCGTCGACAAGAGGTTCAAGAGCCTGCCGGCGTCGGAGGCGCTGCCCAGGGGCGAGGCCATCGGCGGGTACATCTTCGTCTGCAACAACGACACCATGGAGGAGAACCTCAAGAGGCAGCTCTTCG GGCTGCCGTCCAGGTACAGGGACTCGGTGAGGGCCATCCGGCCAGGCCTTCCCCTCTTCCTCTACAACTACTCCACCCACCAGCTCCACGGCATCTTTGAG GCCGCAAGCTTCGGCGGATCCAACATCGATCCAACAGCTTGGGAGGACAAGAAGTGCCCTGGAGAGTCCCGTTTCCCTGCTCAG GTGAGGGTTGCAACGAGGAAGATCTGCGACCCGCTGGAGGAGGACGCGTTCCGCCCCATCCTCCACCACTACGACGGCCCCAAGTTCAGGCTGGAGCTCAGTGTCCCAGAG GCGCTGTCGCTGCTCGATATCTTCGCGGAGAAAGTTTTTGCCTGA
- the LOC117848961 gene encoding DEAD-box ATP-dependent RNA helicase 15 isoform X1, with product MMGEAKENDVYEEELLDYEEDDDKTVDGSAAKPTGEVAKKGYVGIHSSGFRDFLLKPELLRAIQDCGFEHPSEVQHECIPQAILGMDVICQAKSGMGKTAVFVLSSLQQIDPVAGQVAALVLCHTRELAYQICHEFERFSKYLSEVKVAVFYGGVHIRKHKDLLKNECPHIVVGTPGRILALAREKDLSLKNVRHFILDECDKMLESLDMRRDVQEIFKMTPHDKQVMMFSATLSKEIRPVCKKFMQDPMEIYVDDEAKLTLHGLVQHYIKLTEAEKNRKLNDLLDALDFNQVVIFVKSVSRAAELNKLLCECNFPSICIHSGMTQEERLTRYKNFKEGHKRILVATDLVGRGIDIERVNIVINYDMPDSADTYLHRVGRAGRFGTKGLAITFVSSASDSDVLNQVQERFEVDIKELPEQIDTSTYMPS from the exons GGGCTACGTCGGCATCCACAGTTCCGGGTTCAGAGACTTCCTTCTCAAGCCAGAGCTGCTTCGTGCTATCCAGGACTGTGGTTTTGAGCATCCATCCGAAG TGCAACACGAGTGCATCCCTCAAGCAATTCTTGGAATGGATGTCATATGTCAAGCAAAATCTGGGATGGGCAAGACTGCAGTTTTTGTCCTTTCATCCCTCCAACAAATTGACCCTGTTGCGGGTCAGGTAGCAGCACTTGTACTGTGCCACACAAGGGAACTGGCTTACCAG ATATGCCACGAGTTTGAGAGGTTCAGCAAATATCTGTCTGAAGTTAAAGTTGCTGTCTTCTACGGAGGAGTTCACATCAGGAAGCATAAAGATTTGCTGAAGAATGAATGCCCTCATATTGTGGTCGGCACTCCAGGAAGGATACTTGCTCTTGCCAGAGAGAAGGATCTCTCCCTCAAGAATGTGCGGCATTTCATCCTTGATGAATGTGACAAGATGCTCGAGTCACTTG ATATGCGGAGAGATGTCCAGGAGATCTTCAAAATGACTCCTCATGACAAGCAAGTCATGATGTTTTCAGCAACACTCAGCAAGGAGATCCGTCCTGTATGCAAGAAATTTATGCAAGAT CCGATGGAAATTTATGTTGATGATGAGGCAAAATTGACCCTCCATGGTCTTGTACAG CACTACATAAAACTTACCGAGGCAGAGAAGAATAGGAAACTGAACGATCTCTTGGATGCTCTTGATTTCAACCAAGTTGTGATATTCGTGAAGAGTGTTAGCAGGGCTGCAGAGCTGAATAAGTTGCTTTGCGAGTGCAACTTCCCTTCAATCTGCATCCATTCTGGGATGACCCAGGAAGAAAG GTTAACCCGGTACAAGAACTTCAAGGAAGGCCACAAGAGAATTCTTGTGGCTACAGATTTAGTTGGCAGGGGCATTGATATTGAGCGGGTCAACATTGTCATAAACTATGACATGCCAGACTCAGCAGATACATATTTGCACAGG GTTGGTAGGGCTGGACGCTTTGGCACAAAGGGACTTGCAATTACCTTTGTTTCCTCTGCCTCAGATTCTGATGTTCTTAACCAA GTGCAAGAAAGGTTCGAGGTGGACATAAAGGAACTGCCTGAGCAAATTGACACTTCCACATACA TGCCATCATAA
- the LOC117848961 gene encoding DEAD-box ATP-dependent RNA helicase 15 isoform X2 yields MDVICQAKSGMGKTAVFVLSSLQQIDPVAGQVAALVLCHTRELAYQICHEFERFSKYLSEVKVAVFYGGVHIRKHKDLLKNECPHIVVGTPGRILALAREKDLSLKNVRHFILDECDKMLESLDMRRDVQEIFKMTPHDKQVMMFSATLSKEIRPVCKKFMQDPMEIYVDDEAKLTLHGLVQHYIKLTEAEKNRKLNDLLDALDFNQVVIFVKSVSRAAELNKLLCECNFPSICIHSGMTQEERLTRYKNFKEGHKRILVATDLVGRGIDIERVNIVINYDMPDSADTYLHRVGRAGRFGTKGLAITFVSSASDSDVLNQVQERFEVDIKELPEQIDTSTYMPS; encoded by the exons ATGGATGTCATATGTCAAGCAAAATCTGGGATGGGCAAGACTGCAGTTTTTGTCCTTTCATCCCTCCAACAAATTGACCCTGTTGCGGGTCAGGTAGCAGCACTTGTACTGTGCCACACAAGGGAACTGGCTTACCAG ATATGCCACGAGTTTGAGAGGTTCAGCAAATATCTGTCTGAAGTTAAAGTTGCTGTCTTCTACGGAGGAGTTCACATCAGGAAGCATAAAGATTTGCTGAAGAATGAATGCCCTCATATTGTGGTCGGCACTCCAGGAAGGATACTTGCTCTTGCCAGAGAGAAGGATCTCTCCCTCAAGAATGTGCGGCATTTCATCCTTGATGAATGTGACAAGATGCTCGAGTCACTTG ATATGCGGAGAGATGTCCAGGAGATCTTCAAAATGACTCCTCATGACAAGCAAGTCATGATGTTTTCAGCAACACTCAGCAAGGAGATCCGTCCTGTATGCAAGAAATTTATGCAAGAT CCGATGGAAATTTATGTTGATGATGAGGCAAAATTGACCCTCCATGGTCTTGTACAG CACTACATAAAACTTACCGAGGCAGAGAAGAATAGGAAACTGAACGATCTCTTGGATGCTCTTGATTTCAACCAAGTTGTGATATTCGTGAAGAGTGTTAGCAGGGCTGCAGAGCTGAATAAGTTGCTTTGCGAGTGCAACTTCCCTTCAATCTGCATCCATTCTGGGATGACCCAGGAAGAAAG GTTAACCCGGTACAAGAACTTCAAGGAAGGCCACAAGAGAATTCTTGTGGCTACAGATTTAGTTGGCAGGGGCATTGATATTGAGCGGGTCAACATTGTCATAAACTATGACATGCCAGACTCAGCAGATACATATTTGCACAGG GTTGGTAGGGCTGGACGCTTTGGCACAAAGGGACTTGCAATTACCTTTGTTTCCTCTGCCTCAGATTCTGATGTTCTTAACCAA GTGCAAGAAAGGTTCGAGGTGGACATAAAGGAACTGCCTGAGCAAATTGACACTTCCACATACA TGCCATCATAA